Below is a genomic region from Candidatus Cloacimonadota bacterium.
GGAAAGTACCATTCTTCTTCACCAGTTTGCGGATTTACATTTATTTCTTCCACTTTTTTCTTTGTAACGCTGAATCCGTAACCAATAAAACCTTCAATTCCATGCCAGTCGGTTCGCAGCATTATGTCCGTTCCAAATGAGTATCCTTTTCCCACGTTATAAATATCTGCCAATACACCTGTTTCATTGTTCCATTCAAAATCTGTTTCGGGTCTTGGTTCTACCAGATTATCATAAGTTTTGTAAAATCCTTCTACATCGAAAGCAAAGCTTTCATTGATCTGCGTTTTGAATCCGAAAATATAATGATCAGAAGCTCCCGGTTCAACTGTTTTATCTATTGGAAACCACAATCCCATCGGCGAATCACCCGAATCCATTGAAGTTAGGAATTGATAATATCTACCATAATTAAAATAAATATTGGAAAGCTCTCCCAACCTTCTACGAATAGAAAATCGGGGAGAAGTGCGGAAATAATCTGCTGTCGGTTTGGAAGGCGAATATTCACTTATCGTGTGGCAATAAGCCAATCTTACTCCTGGTTGAATTGTCCAGATATCGTTTATCTTCCAGCTATCCTGAACATAAAAGGCAGAGATGTAAGAAGGAACTTCAATATCGGGAAGATGGGTTTGATCGTAACTGGAATTGGATTTAGCGAAAAAGTTTATATCCAGATATTTCAGTTCATAACCAAAATCGATGTTGTGTACTTCATTGGGAAGGTAGCTGAACATGTTTTTGATGCTGTAATCGCGAATATCATTTTCCTGCTGAAAATCCTGACCGCTATCAGATTCCATGGTAAAATTAAAATTGAAATGACTGGCAGCCATTACGAATTTAGAGAAAATCTGCGGATTGAAAATGTGAACCCATTGAGCTGTGTAAGTTTCATTTCCCCACGTAAGTCTCATATCAAAGCCAAAATCCATGCCTAAACGGTCTTTACCGAAATAGCTGCTGACTGTGATTTTATCTTTCTCTGTAAAATCATAAGTTAGTTTTGCGTGTCCATCATAAAAATAGTAATCGGGAATTTCAAGATCAATGAGTTTACTGATCAGATCGATATAAGTTCTTCTGAAAGAAGCCATGTAGGAGCCTTTGCTCCAGGGACCTTGAATAGTGCTGCTGGTACTAATTAAACTAATTCGAGCAACTCCCTCATGATTTTTTCTGTTTCCATCCAGATTTGTTACATCCAGCACAGAAGAAAGACGTCCGCCGTATTTGGCAGGAAATCCGCCCTTCATTAATTCTACCTGCTCAATAGCGTCGGTATTGAAAGTACTGAAGATTCCTCCGAAATGACTGGGATTATAAACATCGGTATCGTCTAAAAGTATTAAATTCTGATCGGGACTTCCACCACGAACATAAAGTCCGCTGGAGAAGTCGGAAAGGGCTGTAACACCTGGCAGAACCTGAATTGCACGAAATACATCGCTATCTGCAATTTGTGGAATATCGGTAAGATCTTTGGTAGTACGCAGCACATTACTCACGACAATTTCTCTCGTGTTGATCTCACGATTTGCTTTACCTGAATTTACAGAAATACCTTCTACTTTGATAAGAGCTTTTTCCAGTTCCACTCGAAAAAAAATCTCGTCAGCATCATTTTCGATCATCTTTATCACTCGTTGTGGTTTGTAGGCTGTGTTTGTAATAAAGAATTCAATCTTGCCGGTAGGAACGTTATTTATAACAAAATAACCTTCCTTATTTGTAAGTGCACCCTGGTTTGTTCCATTGATGATAACGGAAGTATAGGCGATCCGCTCACCATTCGATTTATCCAGCACAAAACCACTGACAGTGGCGGAAAACAGGCTGGAAACGAATTTCAGGAGCATCAGGATTATTAAAATTTTCTTCATATCATTCCTCGAAATTAAATTATTTATTTGGGTCAAATTTCCAATTGAGATTTTTGTGTCAATTAGATAAAATTGCAAAAATAAAAAACTCTCAGCAAAATTTTATCATAGGGGGAGGATTTAAAATTGCCGAGAGTTTCTTGGGATATGAGTCTTTATTTATATTTACTGGAATAAATCCAGTAGCACATTTCGTTTTTAAAGATCTGCCAAATAACATTGCATTTAGTGTGCCAAATGGAAGAACAAACTTAAATATTATCGTTATAGAGCTGGTTTATGAGATAAAAGCAGTATATTTTTCTTATTAGAACACGTGCAAAATCTGATCAATACGATAAAAGAATTGACACAGATTTATCAAAATAATCATAAAAGAACAAATGGAGGAATAATGAGTGGTATAGTGTTTTTCAGAACAAATAAACTGGAAGAAATGAAAGATTTTTATATGAATAAATGTGAATGTAAAATGTGGATGGATCAGGGTGATTGCTGCATTTTACAACACGATAATTTCTTAATTGGATTTTGCAGCCGAGACACAATAGAAACTCAGGGAATGATCACATTTTACTTCGAAAATAAGGAAGAAGTTGATAGATTTTACACAAAATTTCGCGATTCAGCTGATGACGTTCCAAGAGATAATCCCAGATATCCAATTTACCATTTTTTTGCAAAAGATCCGGAAGGAAGAATTTTAGAATTTCAATATTTTTATAATTTATAAAACAAAATTCTTTAAATCTAATAAAATTATTTCGTTCATTTTCGAACATTGTTGTTCGTTTTTCAAACACATTTATTCAAATTTTGATATCCTGAGATACTCCTGAATCAACAATAAAATTAACCGCTGCCAATTTTTTATACTGATAATGGAATATAGATTGCATTCTCATTTATTAACAAGGAGGTAAAAAATGAGAAGAATGATCTTAACACTGTGTTTAGTTTTGTTAATCGGGCTTTTATCTGGTACAGACGAAACCTATCTAATGTCAATTCCCACGAAAGATCACCTGGATTCTAATTTACTAAATGTCTATTTTATTGACAGCGATGATATCATCGTTGCCAATAGTGTTGAAGAAATTCAGCAATTAAGAATAAGTGAATTTAGAATTTTAGATTCTTTTAATGAGTCAAAAGATTATTTTATTTTGGAAAATCGTGTCGGTGTTCCTGAGGAAATTCCCTGGGGAAAAATCGTTTATCGGTCTGATGATTTTACTATAGTAAGAAAAAATTCTGGAGTTGATGAAACTGATATTTTGGAGCCAAAACTTTCTAAAATAGAACTTCCCAGCTTACAGGTATTTAATGTTCCAGAAAATTTAAGAAATTCTAGAGATTTGATAGACGATCTCATTGCAAATATAAGTGCAGATTCCATTGAAAGCGTTATTCAAAGTTTAGAAGATTTTGAAACACGCTACTGTTATGCAGATAATCGTGATGAAGTTGCTGATTGGATTTTAGATAAATTTGTATCTTATGGTTATACCGATGCAATCCAAGACAGCTTTCAATATAACAATACCTGGCAGAAAAATATAATCGCTGTATTGCCGGGTGTAATAAATGATGAAGAATATATAATTTTTGGCGGACATCACGACTCAATCTGTCCTCCAACTTCCATGACTTATGCACCAGGGGCGGATGATAATGCCAGTGCTACAGCAAATGTGCTTGAATTGGCACGAGTTTTGATGGGGCAGGGTTATCAACCTGATGTGAATCTGGTTTTTGTTACTTTTGCTGCAGAAGAAGTTGGTTTGGTAGGATCAGATGTATTGGCTAGTGGCTTAAATGCACAGGATTATGATGTGAAATTCATGCTGAACAATGATATGGTAGCCAATAATACAATGGTTCCTGGAGAATGGGAAGTGGCGATCTATGCTTACACAGGATCGGAATATTTGGCTGATTATGCTACTTTTTTATGTTTGAGTTATACAAATTTAAATCCTGTTGTCTATAATCAAAACAGTTCAGGTTCAGACAGTTTCTCTTTTTGGACAAATGGTTTTCCCGTAGTTTATTTTGAGGAAAGCGAATTCAGTCCAAACTGGCATCAACCAACAGATACGATCGATAATTGTGATATAGATTTTTGTAAGGAAATTGCCAAGTTGGATTTAGCTACTATTGTATCAATCGACAGAAAACCCAACCCGGTAGAAAATTTCCTGATATATGATGTGGGAAATGGACATGATCTGCAATTGGAATGGGATGCTAATACCGAATCTGATTTTGATCATTATCGAATAGCAGTTGGATTGGAACCAGGTGCTATGAATGATTTTTATATAACAACCGAAACCTCATTTTTATTGGAAGATCTATTCAATGGTTTAACCTATTATGTAGGTATTGTAGCAGTGGATAATGAAGATTTTTTCAGCTTCGAAGTAGAGAAAAGTGCAATTCCGGGTTTTATACCTGCTGTTCCTCAAGGAGTTGTTGCAGAACCTGCCTTACAATCTGTATTATTGGCATGGCAACCAAATTTGGAATTAGATTTACTTGGGTACAACGTTTATCGTAGTGAAACTATGAATGGTAATTATACCCTACTTAATTCTGATCCGATTCAGGATGAATTTTATAGTGATACTGATATTGTGTCTGGTCAGTATTATTATTATTTCATTAAAGCAGAAGATTTAGATCAGAACGAAAGTAATCAAAGCGACGTTGTGAGTTCAAGAGCTATTACACTTGATTCGGGTATTCTTATACTGGACAATACGGCGAATGGAAGTGGCAATTATGGCAATCCGGAAGAAACAGATTGTGATCAGTTTTATCAGAATGTTCTCGATGGTTTCAGTTATGAGGAAATGAACCTGGAAGAAACTTCAGATCTTACAACAGAAGCAATTGGTATTTATTCAACAGTTATTTTGCATATGAACAGCAACTTTCCTTCTTGCAATACATTCCCACAAGTAGATGAAATAAAGCAGTATCTGGATAATGGTGGAAAGATTCTGGTTACAGCTTTCAAACCAAGTGAAATGTTTACAGATTACAGCAGCTATCCTGCTACATTTAATGAAAATGATTTTCTATATGATTATTTCAAAATTGAAAGCATCGACCTGAATAACATGACTAGATTTTATTATGCTGATCCGGAGCCAGGTTTCAATATGATCGAAGCAGATACCACTAAAACTCTTCCAGCTTTAGATTATCATCTTTTCAATATAGAAACAATTGCACCGAATAATGATGGCGAATTGCTCTTCAGTTGGGGAAGTAATTACGCCAATACCAACCCTTTTGGAGTAATGAATGGAGAGCCTGTCGGTGTTGGATATTTTGGTAATGACTTCAAATCAGCATTATTCAGTTTTCCTTTCTATTATATGCAGCAGGATGATGTTTCAACATTCTTGAATACTCTGCTTGTTGACTATTTTGATGAACAGGTAGGTGGAATAGATCCAAATATCATTGTTAATGGTGATGTTATTCTAAAACAGAACTATCCAAACCCGTTTAATCCCGTGACGACAATAGAGTTCTCTCTTTCTGATGAAGAACTTGAAACAGCTGAATTGGAGATTTACAACATAAAAGGACAAAAGGTACGAAGATTTTCGAATCAAGAACTTGTCAGCTCACCGAATCAGAGAATTACCTGGGAAGGAAAAGATGATTTCGGTAAACATGTTTCTTCGGGTCTTTATTTTTATCGCTTAAAAAGGAGTGATAATTCAGTTACTAAAAGGATGTTGCTGATTAAATAAGTGTTGAGTAATTCTGATGAATTGATGTAGATTTGTGTAGAAAGAATTCAGCAAATATTTTTGTGATTAAATTGTAAGTGTCTGTAAATAAGAACGTTGGGAGTATGGCATACGATTTGCTTTATAACTAAATGTGGTTTAATTGGTGAGAAAAAAAAACTTAGCTATTCCCGGTAGTTTGGGTTAAGACGAACACCGGTTAAATAGATGTAGTACAACTCTCCGATGACGGCTTGCTACAGTTGCAAGTCGTCTTTTTTTTTATTCCTTCAAAGCGTAAATAAGAGCAGTCGTTAATTTTAAAACATCCTGGTTTGTTCTTTCCAGATGGCAAGCAAGTTTCTGGGCGATTTCCATCATGATCTTCATGCCGATTTGCGGATGTTGTTTAGCAATTTTCATGAAATCTTTATTGCGGAAACAGTAAAGTTGACCATCTGTTTTGGCTTTACAGTTGGCAGTTCGTTTCTGCTTTCCCAAAAGTCCTACTTCGCCAAAGTAATCGGCTTTACTTGATTTGAGCCTGACAAATTTTTTATCGATTTTTTCCTGATCATCGATCATCGACATTTTCTTGGAAATATCAACTTCTCCCTGATATAAAATGAACATTTCATCACCAATTTCATCTTCAGAAATTAAGATATCATCTTTTTTGAATTTTTGTAGTTTCAAATTCGATGCAACAGTTTTCAATTCCTGCTGGGTTAAAGTTTTAAAAAGTTCTACTTTTTTTAAAAATGTAAGATCCATAAAAATTCCTTTATAAAACAATAGCGACATCCGATACCTGGATCAGATAGTCGTTATCAGGTTTGATCTTTATATTATTGATAGAATCTCCAGGATTGAATTGCTTACCCGAAAGTTCGAATTGCTGCTTAATGAATCTATCGATACTTGATGAATCATCCGATAATATCTCTTCAATGGAAACTTCCGGCCGAATAGAAACCAATCCCAAGGTAATCATTTTTTCTTTTTCGAAAAAATGCTGATACAATTTGTCGAAAGTTTTACCAACAAATTCTTTAGGGATTTTCAGCTCTTTAAATCCTTTACCTTTTGTGTTACGTAAAACTTCCTGCAGGAAGTCTGGAACTGCAGGATTTACCGTGCTATAGCCAAGAAGATTTCCACCGAGATCGTCAAAGATGACAACATTTTGAATTTTTTGTTTACGCAGATTTGGCAGATATTTTCCATCATGAAGCTGAATACTGATCTTTCCTTTCATTTTAAGGAAAGCCAGATTGTGGGCTGCAATGATCGTTCTTTCATCAGAAGGCGTACTTCCTTCTTTACTTTCATCAAAAAGCAGAATAATGTGAACTGCATTCTTGGCATTTGCCTGCATCAGTGTTTCCTGATTTGTAAAATCTCCATGAATAAATCCTATATTTAATTCCGGATATTGATTCTGCAGAGAATGAATCTTCGTGTCATCTAATTCGTTAACAAGCACAACGTTAAATACAGTGTTAGACTCCTGCTTGTTCATGAATTCCAGAATGCGAATCGCACTACGATTCCAACCGCAGATGAGAATATGATTTCTATCTTTTATCTTGTTCAAACCTTTACGCTCCTTGATCTTTTTATCAATGAAATTGCTGGCGATAAATGCTGTGAATGTAGAAAAAATCGTAAAACCTAGAAAAATGAAAATAATTCCTATTATCCTACCCCAGAAAGTAACTGGAACTTTATCGCCATATCCAACTGTTGTTATCGTTACCAACGACCACCATATAGCATCGAAAAAGCCTTTTAT
It encodes:
- a CDS encoding TonB-dependent receptor, producing MKKILIILMLLKFVSSLFSATVSGFVLDKSNGERIAYTSVIINGTNQGALTNKEGYFVINNVPTGKIEFFITNTAYKPQRVIKMIENDADEIFFRVELEKALIKVEGISVNSGKANREINTREIVVSNVLRTTKDLTDIPQIADSDVFRAIQVLPGVTALSDFSSGLYVRGGSPDQNLILLDDTDVYNPSHFGGIFSTFNTDAIEQVELMKGGFPAKYGGRLSSVLDVTNLDGNRKNHEGVARISLISTSSTIQGPWSKGSYMASFRRTYIDLISKLIDLEIPDYYFYDGHAKLTYDFTEKDKITVSSYFGKDRLGMDFGFDMRLTWGNETYTAQWVHIFNPQIFSKFVMAASHFNFNFTMESDSGQDFQQENDIRDYSIKNMFSYLPNEVHNIDFGYELKYLDINFFAKSNSSYDQTHLPDIEVPSYISAFYVQDSWKINDIWTIQPGVRLAYCHTISEYSPSKPTADYFRTSPRFSIRRRLGELSNIYFNYGRYYQFLTSMDSGDSPMGLWFPIDKTVEPGASDHYIFGFKTQINESFAFDVEGFYKTYDNLVEPRPETDFEWNNETGVLADIYNVGKGYSFGTDIMLRTDWHGIEGFIGYGFSVTKKKVEEINVNPQTGEEEWYFP
- a CDS encoding VOC family protein; this translates as MSGIVFFRTNKLEEMKDFYMNKCECKMWMDQGDCCILQHDNFLIGFCSRDTIETQGMITFYFENKEEVDRFYTKFRDSADDVPRDNPRYPIYHFFAKDPEGRILEFQYFYNL
- a CDS encoding M20/M25/M40 family metallo-hydrolase, producing MRRMILTLCLVLLIGLLSGTDETYLMSIPTKDHLDSNLLNVYFIDSDDIIVANSVEEIQQLRISEFRILDSFNESKDYFILENRVGVPEEIPWGKIVYRSDDFTIVRKNSGVDETDILEPKLSKIELPSLQVFNVPENLRNSRDLIDDLIANISADSIESVIQSLEDFETRYCYADNRDEVADWILDKFVSYGYTDAIQDSFQYNNTWQKNIIAVLPGVINDEEYIIFGGHHDSICPPTSMTYAPGADDNASATANVLELARVLMGQGYQPDVNLVFVTFAAEEVGLVGSDVLASGLNAQDYDVKFMLNNDMVANNTMVPGEWEVAIYAYTGSEYLADYATFLCLSYTNLNPVVYNQNSSGSDSFSFWTNGFPVVYFEESEFSPNWHQPTDTIDNCDIDFCKEIAKLDLATIVSIDRKPNPVENFLIYDVGNGHDLQLEWDANTESDFDHYRIAVGLEPGAMNDFYITTETSFLLEDLFNGLTYYVGIVAVDNEDFFSFEVEKSAIPGFIPAVPQGVVAEPALQSVLLAWQPNLELDLLGYNVYRSETMNGNYTLLNSDPIQDEFYSDTDIVSGQYYYYFIKAEDLDQNESNQSDVVSSRAITLDSGILILDNTANGSGNYGNPEETDCDQFYQNVLDGFSYEEMNLEETSDLTTEAIGIYSTVILHMNSNFPSCNTFPQVDEIKQYLDNGGKILVTAFKPSEMFTDYSSYPATFNENDFLYDYFKIESIDLNNMTRFYYADPEPGFNMIEADTTKTLPALDYHLFNIETIAPNNDGELLFSWGSNYANTNPFGVMNGEPVGVGYFGNDFKSALFSFPFYYMQQDDVSTFLNTLLVDYFDEQVGGIDPNIIVNGDVILKQNYPNPFNPVTTIEFSLSDEELETAELEIYNIKGQKVRRFSNQELVSSPNQRITWEGKDDFGKHVSSGLYFYRLKRSDNSVTKRMLLIK
- a CDS encoding cyclic nucleotide-binding domain-containing protein, which gives rise to MDLTFLKKVELFKTLTQQELKTVASNLKLQKFKKDDILISEDEIGDEMFILYQGEVDISKKMSMIDDQEKIDKKFVRLKSSKADYFGEVGLLGKQKRTANCKAKTDGQLYCFRNKDFMKIAKQHPQIGMKIMMEIAQKLACHLERTNQDVLKLTTALIYALKE
- a CDS encoding NAD-binding protein: MKFKRKLARSFSKKKQTLALMVNVFILFAIILAGAIGVLAVEYRNSDGNIKGFFDAIWWSLVTITTVGYGDKVPVTFWGRIIGIIFIFLGFTIFSTFTAFIASNFIDKKIKERKGLNKIKDRNHILICGWNRSAIRILEFMNKQESNTVFNVVLVNELDDTKIHSLQNQYPELNIGFIHGDFTNQETLMQANAKNAVHIILLFDESKEGSTPSDERTIIAAHNLAFLKMKGKISIQLHDGKYLPNLRKQKIQNVVIFDDLGGNLLGYSTVNPAVPDFLQEVLRNTKGKGFKELKIPKEFVGKTFDKLYQHFFEKEKMITLGLVSIRPEVSIEEILSDDSSSIDRFIKQQFELSGKQFNPGDSINNIKIKPDNDYLIQVSDVAIVL